A region from the Pseudomonas sp. P8_229 genome encodes:
- a CDS encoding CcoQ/FixQ family Cbb3-type cytochrome c oxidase assembly chaperone, which yields MDIGMIRGLGTVVVMVAFIGLALWVFSPKRKSEFEDATLLPFADDPEAIKHVEQASRSNKE from the coding sequence ATGGATATCGGGATGATTCGTGGCCTGGGCACCGTCGTTGTGATGGTGGCCTTCATCGGTCTGGCGCTGTGGGTGTTCAGCCCCAAGCGCAAGTCGGAGTTCGAAGACGCGACCTTGTTGCCTTTTGCGGATGATCCCGAAGCCATCAAGCACGTCGAGCAAGCTTCTAGGAGTAACAAAGAATGA